A window of the Microbacterium sp. AZCO genome harbors these coding sequences:
- a CDS encoding NfeD family protein, translated as MEVIQTIEDWAWIGWLVLILICLVIEMLTLDFTFLMLSIGGVAGLASDLFGAPLWLQVVIAAVVAAVLVLVLRPPLLRRLRRGEDPTPSNVAALIGLSGRVLSTVSSDTGQVKLSNGDVWTARTDTPAAIEPGTPVRVSRIDGATAIVRLEPQEPSA; from the coding sequence GTGGAGGTCATCCAGACGATCGAGGACTGGGCGTGGATCGGATGGCTGGTGCTGATCCTGATCTGCCTCGTGATCGAGATGCTGACGCTCGACTTCACCTTCCTCATGCTCAGCATCGGCGGAGTCGCGGGGCTCGCGTCGGATCTCTTCGGCGCTCCGCTGTGGCTGCAGGTCGTGATCGCCGCGGTCGTCGCCGCGGTCCTCGTGCTCGTGCTCAGACCGCCGCTCCTGCGGCGGCTGCGGCGCGGTGAGGATCCCACGCCGAGCAACGTCGCGGCCCTCATCGGCCTGTCGGGCCGCGTCCTGTCGACGGTGTCGTCCGACACGGGTCAGGTGAAGCTCTCCAACGGCGACGTCTGGACCGCCCGCACCGACACTCCGGCCGCGATCGAGCCGGGCACGCCCGTGCGGGTGAGCCGCATCGACGGCGCCACCGCCATCGTCCGTCTCGAGCCCCAGGAGCCGTCCGCATGA
- a CDS encoding RNA polymerase-binding protein RbpA — translation MADRSLRGIRLGAQSLQSEEGVVFHERAQHIYTCTSCGRDTTLTFAADAEVPESWECRTCGAEALLRIGEGTATVDHSGDKTPRSHWDMLLERRTIPELEELLEERLAYVRARRGAGEDVTVDKISA, via the coding sequence ATGGCAGACCGCAGCCTGCGCGGCATTCGACTCGGCGCCCAGAGCCTGCAAAGCGAAGAGGGCGTCGTGTTCCATGAGCGCGCACAGCACATCTACACGTGCACGTCGTGCGGACGTGACACGACCCTGACCTTCGCGGCCGACGCCGAGGTGCCCGAGAGCTGGGAGTGCCGCACGTGCGGCGCCGAGGCTCTCCTGCGCATCGGCGAGGGCACCGCGACGGTCGACCACAGCGGCGACAAGACGCCCCGCTCCCACTGGGACATGCTGCTCGAGCGCCGCACGATCCCGGAGCTCGAGGAGCTGCTCGAGGAGCGTCTCGCCTACGTCCGCGCCCGCCGCGGCGCCGGCGAGGACGTCACCGTCGACAAGATCAGCGCCTGA
- the lnt gene encoding apolipoprotein N-acyltransferase, whose product MPDARPATVRPLLPLWAAVAASILAGLALTTAFPALSWWPMVFVAVPLALVSLVGRRAWSAALVGFAFGAAFFFVNLWFTARYLGPEPWIALSMLEALLTAAFAVPITLAYRWTPRVLPGAWGRLVVLPALVAGLWTLREEVLGTFPYGGFPWGRLGVTQANSPLADVASWVGMSGLTFLIVLVCAAGVEYVRLGRWRDLRTALPVVVAVVVLVLPPQFPTSAKGDIRVGAVQGNGPAGYFDQRGPNDVFRAQVEATTPLLDEDMDVLLWPEGGIDSDPTQNAATAAVLDSLARRIHAPLLVSAVTQRGDEYFNSSLLWETGADNPVDTYDKRHPVPFGEYVPDRWLWRGFAPDLIDLIQREYTPGTSTPMFDVNGVGVGLAICFDVIYDDVIWDGARAGAEVYMFQTNNADFRGTNENLQQLAFARMRAIETGRSVVNLSTVGTSQVIAPDGTTIDGLPADTAGHLLTDVPLRTGLTPAVVAGAGIKAFLAWGSLAALVALGIILRLRGRRRATDAAHGETPAPEGTGVSENV is encoded by the coding sequence GTGCCCGACGCCCGACCCGCCACCGTGCGACCCCTGCTTCCGCTCTGGGCGGCGGTCGCGGCATCCATCCTCGCCGGTCTCGCTCTCACGACGGCGTTCCCCGCGCTGTCGTGGTGGCCCATGGTCTTCGTCGCGGTGCCGCTCGCGCTCGTGAGCCTCGTCGGGCGGCGGGCGTGGTCGGCGGCGCTCGTCGGCTTCGCCTTCGGTGCTGCCTTCTTCTTCGTGAACCTGTGGTTCACGGCGCGCTACCTCGGGCCGGAGCCGTGGATCGCGCTCTCGATGCTCGAGGCGCTGCTGACGGCGGCCTTCGCGGTGCCCATCACCCTCGCCTACCGCTGGACGCCGCGGGTGCTCCCCGGCGCGTGGGGCCGTCTCGTCGTCCTGCCGGCCCTCGTCGCCGGGCTGTGGACGCTCCGCGAGGAGGTGCTCGGCACCTTCCCGTACGGCGGCTTCCCCTGGGGGCGTCTCGGCGTGACGCAGGCGAACAGCCCCCTCGCAGACGTCGCGTCATGGGTCGGGATGTCCGGACTCACGTTCCTCATCGTGCTCGTGTGTGCCGCCGGCGTCGAGTACGTGCGGCTGGGCCGCTGGCGCGATCTCCGCACGGCTCTCCCCGTGGTCGTGGCGGTCGTGGTGCTCGTGCTGCCCCCGCAGTTCCCGACGTCGGCGAAGGGCGACATCCGCGTGGGCGCCGTGCAGGGCAACGGCCCCGCGGGCTACTTCGACCAGCGCGGGCCGAACGACGTCTTCCGCGCGCAGGTCGAGGCGACCACCCCGCTCCTCGACGAGGACATGGACGTGCTGCTGTGGCCGGAGGGCGGCATCGACTCCGACCCGACGCAGAACGCGGCGACGGCGGCGGTGCTCGACTCGCTCGCGCGCCGCATCCACGCACCCCTTCTCGTGAGCGCGGTGACGCAGCGCGGCGACGAGTACTTCAACTCGTCGCTGCTGTGGGAGACGGGCGCCGACAACCCCGTCGACACGTACGACAAGCGGCATCCCGTGCCCTTCGGCGAGTACGTGCCCGATCGGTGGCTGTGGCGCGGCTTCGCTCCCGACCTCATCGACCTCATCCAGCGCGAGTACACGCCTGGCACCTCGACACCGATGTTCGACGTGAACGGCGTCGGCGTCGGGCTCGCGATCTGCTTCGACGTCATCTACGACGACGTCATCTGGGACGGAGCGCGGGCGGGCGCCGAGGTCTACATGTTCCAGACGAACAACGCCGACTTCCGCGGCACGAACGAGAACCTGCAGCAGCTCGCGTTCGCCCGCATGCGTGCGATCGAGACGGGGCGATCCGTCGTCAACCTCTCGACCGTCGGCACGAGCCAGGTCATCGCGCCCGACGGCACGACGATCGACGGACTTCCCGCCGACACGGCCGGCCATCTGCTCACGGACGTGCCGCTGCGCACCGGGCTGACGCCGGCGGTCGTCGCCGGCGCGGGCATCAAGGCGTTCCTCGCGTGGGGCAGCCTTGCGGCGCTCGTCGCGCTCGGGATCATCCTGCGCCTGCGCGGTCGACGCCGGGCGACGGATGCCGCACACGGCGAGACGCCGGCCCCCGAAGGGACCGGCGTCTCGGAGAACGTCTGA
- a CDS encoding glycerophosphodiester phosphodiesterase family protein, whose protein sequence is MTHPWFAGAERPRVLAHRGLVTADGARHGVVENSFAAVAAAHAAGADYVESDCHLTRDGVVVLFHDPDLARVTGDPRRVDEVTARDLEFIMAGRGGLITLEQALDSFPAVRFNLDVKAEGAAEKVGRIVAPHAHRVLVTSFSDDRRRAALAAAATTGDGIPPATSGGTTVVTRLLGAVSVRSGRLARRALAGVDALQVPERRGRLRIVTPRLIDYAHAAGVEVHVWTINDPGDMTRLVAMGVDGIVTDRADVALGVLR, encoded by the coding sequence GTGACGCATCCCTGGTTCGCGGGCGCCGAGCGCCCGCGCGTCCTCGCGCACCGCGGGCTCGTGACCGCCGACGGCGCACGCCACGGTGTCGTCGAGAACTCGTTCGCCGCCGTCGCGGCCGCACATGCGGCAGGGGCCGACTACGTCGAGAGCGATTGCCACCTCACGCGCGACGGCGTCGTCGTTCTCTTCCACGACCCGGATCTCGCACGGGTGACGGGTGACCCCCGGCGCGTGGATGAGGTCACCGCGCGCGATCTCGAGTTCATCATGGCCGGCCGCGGCGGCCTCATCACCCTCGAGCAGGCCCTCGACTCCTTCCCCGCTGTCCGGTTCAATCTGGACGTCAAGGCGGAGGGCGCCGCAGAGAAGGTGGGGCGGATCGTGGCGCCCCACGCGCATCGCGTCCTCGTCACGAGCTTCTCCGACGATCGGCGCCGGGCGGCCCTCGCCGCCGCGGCGACGACGGGTGACGGCATCCCTCCCGCGACCTCGGGTGGCACGACCGTCGTGACCCGCCTCCTCGGCGCCGTGTCGGTGCGATCGGGCCGTCTCGCGCGCCGCGCGCTCGCGGGCGTCGACGCGCTTCAGGTGCCTGAACGCCGCGGCCGCCTCCGCATCGTCACGCCGCGCCTGATCGACTACGCGCACGCCGCCGGAGTCGAGGTGCACGTGTGGACGATCAACGATCCCGGCGACATGACGCGGCTCGTCGCGATGGGGGTCGACGGCATCGTCACGGACCGCGCCGACGTCGCTCTCGGAGTCCTCCGCTGA
- a CDS encoding SPFH domain-containing protein gives MTVEEVVPLAIGWTLAIAVVIFVFVVIVRSVRIIPQASAGIVERLGRYHKTLSPGLNLLVPVIDRLRPLIDMREQVVSFPPQPVITEDNLVVSIDTVVYFQVTDARAATYEIANYLGAVEQLTTTTLRNVVGGLNLEEALTSRDEINGQLRVVLDEATGKWGIRVSRVELKAIDPPHSIQDSMEKQMRAERDRRALILTAEGTKQSAILTAEGQRQAEILKAEGDKAAAVLRAQGEAEAIQTVFHAIHVGNPDDKLLAYQYLQTLPKISESPSSKLWIIPSEFTEALKGVSGAFAGSIADAARRGDAAAAPAATEAPIPPAPPAPPSVEASPGTPPQA, from the coding sequence ATGACCGTCGAAGAAGTGGTCCCCCTCGCGATCGGCTGGACCCTCGCCATCGCGGTCGTCATCTTCGTGTTCGTCGTGATCGTGCGCTCGGTGCGGATCATCCCGCAGGCCAGCGCGGGCATCGTGGAGCGCCTGGGCCGGTACCACAAGACCCTCTCCCCCGGCCTCAATCTCCTCGTCCCCGTCATCGACCGCCTGCGCCCCCTCATCGACATGCGCGAGCAGGTCGTGTCGTTCCCGCCGCAGCCCGTCATCACCGAGGACAACCTCGTCGTCTCGATCGACACCGTCGTCTACTTCCAGGTGACCGACGCGCGGGCGGCCACCTACGAGATCGCCAACTACCTCGGCGCCGTCGAGCAGCTGACCACCACGACGCTCCGCAACGTCGTCGGCGGCCTGAACCTCGAAGAGGCGCTGACGAGCCGCGACGAGATCAACGGCCAGCTCCGGGTCGTCCTCGACGAGGCGACCGGGAAGTGGGGCATCCGCGTGTCGCGGGTCGAGCTCAAGGCGATCGACCCGCCGCACTCCATCCAGGACTCGATGGAGAAGCAGATGCGCGCGGAGCGCGACCGCCGCGCCCTCATCCTCACCGCCGAGGGCACGAAGCAGTCGGCGATCCTCACGGCGGAGGGCCAGCGACAGGCCGAGATCCTCAAGGCGGAGGGCGACAAGGCCGCCGCCGTGCTACGCGCGCAGGGCGAGGCCGAGGCCATCCAGACGGTCTTCCACGCGATCCACGTCGGCAACCCCGACGACAAGCTCCTCGCGTACCAGTACCTGCAGACGCTTCCCAAGATCAGCGAGAGCCCCTCGAGCAAGCTCTGGATCATCCCGAGCGAGTTCACCGAGGCGCTCAAGGGCGTGAGCGGCGCGTTCGCCGGGTCGATCGCCGATGCGGCGAGGAGAGGGGATGCCGCGGCGGCCCCCGCCGCGACGGAGGCGCCGATTCCTCCGGCCCCGCCCGCACCGCCGTCGGTCGAGGCATCGCCCGGCACGCCGCCGCAAGCGTGA